In one window of Helianthus annuus cultivar XRQ/B chromosome 17, HanXRQr2.0-SUNRISE, whole genome shotgun sequence DNA:
- the LOC110925313 gene encoding uncharacterized protein LOC110925313: MEPVLNSLDAKKQACDIEKSKDDGDNSVEIISYGAMFSPYKSKLQRQFSEEDQKYENQKKRSKRLSERKWVEVINLDDSENDEKEDELDDTADSSTNKKNG, from the exons ATGGAGCCAGTTCTGAATTCACTTGATGCGAAAAAACAAGCATGCGATATTGAAAAATCTAAG gatgatggtgataatagtgttgaaattatttcttatggtgcaatgttcAGTCCATACAAGTCTAAGCTTCAACGTCAATTTAGTGAAGAg gaTCAGAAGTATGAGAATCAAAAGAAAAGATCTAAGAGACTCTCTGAACGGAAATGGGTCGAGGTTATAAATTTAGATGATTCTGAGAACGATGAGAAAGAAGATGAATTAGATGATACTGCTGATTCGAGCACAAACAAGAAAAACGGATAA
- the LOC110923487 gene encoding uncharacterized protein LOC110923487, giving the protein MGNYASACNMIMITPMMKSTKSARVIFPSGEIRQFREPVKAAEIMLESPSFFLVNSKSLNINRRFSALSADEELEPGNVYIMFPMRRVNSMVTPADMAVFWMAGNSAGKRISGRISPEMSRVSVGGGGETVVEQPRLAVEVPEFSYRMVVCRSKKPVLDTITEEPVC; this is encoded by the coding sequence ATGGGAAACTATGCATCAGCATGCAACATGATCATGATCACACCAATGATGAAAAGCACCAAATCCGCAAGAGTAATATTCCCATCAGGCGAGATTCGACAGTTTCGAGAGCCCGTTAAGGCGGCCGAGATCATGTTGGAGAGCCCAAGTTTCTTCTTGGTCAACTCAAAGTCTCTAAACATCAACCGTAGGTTTTCGGCCCTTTCGGCCGATGAAGAGTTGGAGCCGGGGAATGTTTATATCATGTTTCCGATGAGGCGGGTGAATTCGATGGTTACTCCGGCAGATATGGCAGTTTTTTGGATGGCTGGGAATAGTGCGGGGAAGCGGATTTCCGGGAGGATATCGCCGGAGATGAGTCGGGTgagtgttggtggtggtggagagACGGTGGTGGAGCAGCCGCGGTTGGCGGTGGAGGTGCCGGAGTTTAGTTATAGGATGGTGGTTTGTAGGTCAAAGAAGCCGGTTTTGGATACCATTACGGAGGAACCGGTTTGCTAA
- the LOC110925603 gene encoding probable serine/threonine-protein kinase PBL19, with protein MESDPSTSSSPIQWSQPCRQLEFFEILSATENFDESLVIGIGGFGKVYKGNLTIGASLVVVAVKRLDSMSNQGVAEFWAEVEMLSMLRHCNIVSLIGYCNHEQEKILVYEYMPNRTLNDHLHTLNTPLSWLQRLNICIGAGRGLHYLHTGTGIKSGVIHRDVKSSNILLHESWAAKISDFGLSKVGPANQPSTYVNTLIKGTFGYLDPDYFTTGRLTRKSDVYAFGVVLLEVLCRKRAVDRSLDEEQWGLVTWVQDSIKEGNLKRIIDPNIRGEISSKCLKDFITITKRCLHNSPKLRPTIAEVVVSLESIVALQDKFNNSFQRVGKTIFGRMVNMFSFPSKRSIVCVDNNMLPKMKDVPVDFQSPSPSVKEFSFDELSKATKSFTLILARGAFGKVVFLGWVDKNTLAPSKPGDGIVVAIKMLNHENRQSHFEWRAEANLMGQLAHPNIIRLLGYCITYDLMTVYEYMPNKSLDLFVLTDDTTKQLSWGTRLQILIGVAHGLAYLHSIKLIHRDVKLSNILLDEDFNAKLGGFGFAKYIHETDEVSVSSRCMGTTVYLDPEYYMTGHLNMKSDIYNFGGVLLETITGQTILDVRRPEGQENLVNWASSVQSSNIKDIMDPRLENNYPLQDAFECVSLALRHVAYKSKDRPSIEEVLQSLEQIYALYK; from the exons ATGGAGTCTGAtccctccacctcctcctcccccaTACAATGGTCACAACCATGCCGTCAATTAGAATTTTTTGAAATTCTATCAGCAACAGAAAACTTTGATGAATCATTAGTAATCGGGATCGGAGGTTTTGGAAAAGTTTACAAAGGTAACTTAACCATTGGAGCAAGTCTTGTTGTGGTTGCCGTCAAACGTCTGGATTCCATGTCAAATCAAGGAGTAGCAGAGTTCTGGGCGGAAGTTGAAATGCTTTCTATGTTGCGCCACTGTAATATTGTGTCTTTAATTGGTTATTGTAATCATGAACAAGAGAAGATACTTGTGTACGAGTACATGCCCAATCGAACACTTAATGATCATCTCCATACACTCAATACCCCTCTTTCTTGGCTTCAGCGACTCAATATATGCATAGGTGCCGGTCGTGGGTTACACTACCTGCACACTGGCACTGGGATTAAGTCTGGTGTTATACATCGCGATGTCAAAAGCTCTAATATTTTATTACATGAAAGTTGGGCAGCTAAAATTTCAGACTTTGGGTTGTCAAAAGTAGGTCCGGCGAATCAGCCATCTACTTACGTTAACACACTTATTAAAGGCACTTTTGGGTATTTGGATCCCGATTATTTCACAACTGGAAGGTTGACAAGGAAGTCTGATGTGTATGCTTTTGGGGTGGTGTTGTTGGAAGTTTTGTGTAGGAAGCGCGCGGTGGATAGAAGTCTTGATGAGGAGCAATGGGGTTTAGTGACATGGGTTCAAGATTCTATTAAAGAAGGGAATTTAAAGCGTATAATTGATCCAAATATAAGGGGTGAAATATCGTCTAAATGTTTGAAGGATTTTATTACTATCACAAAGAGATGTTTGCACAATAGTCCAAAACTACGACCTACCATAGCTGAGGTTGTGGTTAGTCTTGAGTCTATAGTGGCCTTACAAGATAAGTTCAATAATTCATTTCAACGTGTAGGGAAAACAATATTTGGTAGAATGGTTAATATGTTTTCGTTCCCCTCTAAGAGAAGTATTGTCTGTGTAGATAACAATATGCTTCCAAAAATGAAAGACGTTCCGGTAGATTTCCAAAGTCCAAGCCCAAGTGTGAAAGAATTTAGCTTTGATGAATTATCAAAAGCTACAAAATCGTTTACGTTGATATTGGCCAGGGGAGCTTTTGGAAAGGTAGTCTTCTTAGGATGGGTTGACAAGAACACATTAGCCCCTTCAAAACCTGGCGATGGAATTGTTGTTGCTATTAAAATGCTTAATCATGAAAACCGTCAATCACATTTTGAATGGCGA GCAGAGGCGAACTTGATGGGACAACTAGCTCATCCTAATATCATTAGACTCTTGGGTTACTGCATCACTTATGATCTTATGACTGTTTATGAGTATATGCCAAACAAAAGTTTGGATCTTTTTGTACTCACAG ATGATACTACCAAACAACTTTCTTGGGGAACACGACTTCAAATATTGATAGGAGTTGCCCATGGACTCGCATATTTGCATTCAATAAAACTCATACACCGGGATGTAAAACTCTCTAATATATTACTCGATGAG GATTTTAATGCAAAACTAGGGGGTTTTGGGTTTGCAAAATATATTCATGAAACTGATGAAGTAAGCGTTAGTTCAAGGTGTATGGGAACCACAGTTTATTTAGATCCGGAGTACTACATGACTG GTCATTTGAATATGAAGAGTGATATTTATAATTTCGGAGGGGTGTTGTTGGAAACTATAACAGGCCAAACGATATTGGATGTCAGACGGCCTGAAGGGCAGGAAAACTTGGTGAATTGGGCAAGTTCGGTCCAATCAAGCAACATAAAGGATATAATGGATCCCCGTCTTGAAAACAACTATCCCCTACAAGATGCTTTCGAATGCGTTTCATTGGCATTAAGACATGTTGCATACAAATCCAAGGATAGGCCTTCAATTGAAGAAGTTTTGCAGAGTTTGGAACAAATTTATGCTCTTTACAAGTAA
- the LOC110922173 gene encoding vacuolar-sorting protein BRO1 isoform X2, with protein MSSTSPSSSSNIMLAIYEKKTTAIDLYRPLRNYVAFNYSEREAQNLDDDLETLKSMRNSIERSSAVDSLTSRRDLLQNYFKTLTVIESRFPISDSNDDVTSVTSVTFTWHDAFKHKQKASQQSIHLEKAAVLFNLGAVYSQLGLGFDRMTVEGRRQASHAFIAAAGAFAFLRENESVKASVGSSTTVDVSVECVGMLERLMLAQAQECVFENSIAKGSSNGVCSKIARQVGLYYEEALAALNVAPLAQHFDKAWLSHVQLKAALFYAEACYRYSLELHEKEEIGEEIARLKSGIGALTDAKKSSPKGAAQQILDAVNKLETDLKNNLDRAMKENDRVYLMRVPPASALQPLPAFAMVKPLNMSEVLDASKEKMFASLVPDSSAKALSRYTEMVDDIIRTQAEKLQQGSELARVSLKEMDLPGSILALEGHSVLPTALWEDVEAVQVSGGPAGLESELQQLRDLSRVNHELLVQTEELIQKEAAEDAQFRSQFGTRWTRPQSNTLTKNLQDRLNRFAANLKQAADSDAKIERSVRENMSLMSILDRRPIESALPTLSKPIMSLDANEDAIVGTLKQSLRQLETLGAQRAGLEDMLKDMKRKDDILPKLMTSAGSYEDLFRKEIAKYDHICEEISQNLQAQEQLLLHIQAQNGEFAATFNVEDYRAACEKCYKQIEAAIAKYREIKDNINEGLKFYVTLQDAITSVKQQCSDFVMTRSIQCRDMIEDVQKQMSGLSFQDGKNSSAYNYSSTGPPQRPSSQSEPPTNQPRPQTPYYHQPSPPAYAQQHPSPSAYAPQHPTPPAYAQQHPTRPVATSEYSQQPAYSRPQPPPPYYNGSPSPYPPQQGQQPPAAGGYEYGQPAYPGWQGSYYNAQVQGQQGQQPGSFPRPPYTVPSPYPPNQSGYYNKQ; from the exons ATGTCTTCTACGTCACCATCCTCCTCCTCAAACATCATGCTAGCAATCTACGAGAAAAAAACCACCGCAATCGACCTCTACCGTCCTCTCCGCAACTACGTAGCCTTCAACTACTCCGAACGCGAAGCTCAAAACCTCGATGACGATCTCGAAACCCTAAAATCGATGCGCAACAGCATCGAACGATCCTCCGCCGTCGATTCCCTCACCTCACGCCGCGATCTCCTCCAAAACTACTTCAAAACCCTAACGGTTATCGAATCTAGGTTTCCGATCTCAGACAGTAACGATGACGTCACCTCCGTCACCTCCGTCACGTTCACGTGGCACGATGCGTTCAAACACAAGCAGAAAGCGTCACAACAGAGTATACATCTTGAGAAGGCTGCTGTGTTGTTTAATTTGGGGGCGGTGTATAGTcagttagggttagggtttgataGGATGACGGTGGAAGGAAGACGGCAGGCGTCTCATGCGTTTATCGCTGCGGCTGGTGCGTTTGCGTTTTTGAGGGAGAATGAGTCGGTTAAGGCGTCGGTTGGGAGTTCGACTACGGTGGATGTTTCGGTCGAGTGCGTCGGGATGTTGGAGAGGTTGATGCTTGCTCAGGCTCAAGAGTGTGTGTTCGAGAATAGCATTGCGAAAGGGAGTAGTAATGGTGTTTGTTCTAAGATTGCTAGACAG GTGGGTCTCTATTACGAAGAAGCTCTGGCTGCACTAAACGTTGCACCTCTCGCACAACACTTTGACAAGGCGtggttgtcgcatgttcaactaaAGGCAGCATTGTTTTACGCAGAGGCTTGTTATAGATACAGTTTAGAGCTTCACGAAAAAGAAGAGATCGGAGAAGAAATCGCACGGTTAAAGAGCGGTATCGGGGCTTTAACCGATGCCAAAAAGTCATCTCCAAAAGGGGCTGCGCAGCAGATTCTTGATGCGGTTAATAAGTTAGAGACCGATCTTAAGAATAACTTAGACAGGGCTATGAAAGAGAACGATAGGGTGTACCTTATGAGGGTCCCACCAGCCAGCGCATTACAACCTCTTCCTGCGTTTGCAATGGTCAAACCGTTGAACATGAGCGAGGTATTGGATGCAAGCAAGGAGAAGATGTTTGCAAGTCTCGTCCCCGACAGCAGTGCAAAGGCGCTTTCACGGTACACTGAAATGGTCGATGACATCATCAGAACTCAAGCGGAAAAACTGCAGCAAGGGAGCGAGCTGGCTCGGGTGAGTCTCAAGGAAATGGACTTGCCGGGTTCGATTCTTGCATTGGAAGGACACTCTGTCTTGCCAACGGCTTTATGGGAAGATGTAGAAGCGGTTCAAGTTAGTGGCGGTCCAGCTGGGTTGGAAAGCGAGCTTCAACAGCTTCGGGATTTGAGTAGGGTTAACCATGAGTTGTTGGTTCAGACTGAGGAGCTTATTCAAAAAGAGGCTGCAGAAGATGCACAGTTTAGAAGCCAATTTGGGACCCGGTGGACCAGGCCTCAGTCTAATACTCTTACGAAAAACTTGCAGGATCGGTTAAATAGATTTGCAGCAAATCTGAAGCAAGCTGCAGATAGTGATGCTAAGATTGAACGTTCAGTGAGAGAGAACATGTCACTCATGTCTATTCTAGATCGCCGTCCT ATTGAATCTGCACTACCAACCTTGAGTAAGCCAATCATGTCGTTGGATGCAAATGAAGATGCTATAGTGGGGACCCTAAAACAGAGCTTG AGGCAATTAGAAACGTTGGGTGCTCAACGGGCGggtctagaagacatgcttaaaGATATGAAGAGAAAG GATGATATACTCCCAAAGTTGATGACATCAGCAGGCTCATATGAAGATCTTTTCAGAAAAGAAATCGCAAAATACGATCATATATGTGAAGAAATATCTCAAAACCTCCAGGCCCAGGAGCAGTTATTGCTACATATTCAG GCTCAAAATGGTGAATTTGCTGCCACCTTTAACGTTGAGGATTACAGAG CGGCTTGTGAAAAGTGCTATAAGCAGATTGAAGCTGCCATAGCCAAGTACCGAGAAATCAAAGATAACATCAATGAAGGACTCAAGTTTTATGTTACTCTTCAG GATGCAATCACAAGTGTAAAGCAACAGTGCAGTGACTTTGTCATGACACGAAGCATACAATGTCGGGATATGATCGAAGATGTACAAAAACAAATGTCGGGTCTAAGTTTTCAAGACGGTAAAAATTCAAGCGCGTACAACTACTCTTCAACTGGACCGCCACAACGACCATCTTCCCAGTCTGAACCGCCCACCAACCAACCCCGCCCCCAAACACCCTACTACCACCAGCCATCG CCACCAGCATACGCTCAGCAACACCCTTCACCGTCAGCATACGCTCCGCAACACCCTACACCACCAGCATATGCTCAGCAACACCCTACACGGCCTGTTGCCACATCAGAATATTCACAGCAACCAGCCTATTCCCGTCCCCAACCGCCACCACCTTACTATAATGGGTCTCCGTCTCCATACCCGCCACAACAAGGCCAACAGCCGCCAGCCGCTGGCGGCTATGAGTACGGCCAGCCTGCGTATCCTGGCTGGCAAGGGTCGTACTATAACGCACAAGTCCAGGGTCAGCAAGGTCAGCAACCCGGATCTTTTCCGAGGCCTCCGTATACGGTTCCGTCTCCTTACCCTCCTAACCAGAGTGGTTACTATAATAAACAATGA
- the LOC110922173 gene encoding vacuolar-sorting protein BRO1 isoform X1 — protein MSSTSPSSSSNIMLAIYEKKTTAIDLYRPLRNYVAFNYSEREAQNLDDDLETLKSMRNSIERSSAVDSLTSRRDLLQNYFKTLTVIESRFPISDSNDDVTSVTSVTFTWHDAFKHKQKASQQSIHLEKAAVLFNLGAVYSQLGLGFDRMTVEGRRQASHAFIAAAGAFAFLRENESVKASVGSSTTVDVSVECVGMLERLMLAQAQECVFENSIAKGSSNGVCSKIARQVGLYYEEALAALNVAPLAQHFDKAWLSHVQLKAALFYAEACYRYSLELHEKEEIGEEIARLKSGIGALTDAKKSSPKGAAQQILDAVNKLETDLKNNLDRAMKENDRVYLMRVPPASALQPLPAFAMVKPLNMSEVLDASKEKMFASLVPDSSAKALSRYTEMVDDIIRTQAEKLQQGSELARVSLKEMDLPGSILALEGHSVLPTALWEDVEAVQVSGGPAGLESELQQLRDLSRVNHELLVQTEELIQKEAAEDAQFRSQFGTRWTRPQSNTLTKNLQDRLNRFAANLKQAADSDAKIERSVRENMSLMSILDRRPIESALPTLSKPIMSLDANEDAIVGTLKQSLRQLETLGAQRAGLEDMLKDMKRKDDILPKLMTSAGSYEDLFRKEIAKYDHICEEISQNLQAQEQLLLHIQAQNGEFAATFNVEDYRAACEKCYKQIEAAIAKYREIKDNINEGLKFYVTLQDAITSVKQQCSDFVMTRSIQCRDMIEDVQKQMSGLSFQDGKNSSAYNYSSTGPPQRPSSQSEPPTNQPRPQTPYYHQPSPPAYAQQHPSPPAYAQQHPSPSAYAPQHPTPPAYAQQHPTRPVATSEYSQQPAYSRPQPPPPYYNGSPSPYPPQQGQQPPAAGGYEYGQPAYPGWQGSYYNAQVQGQQGQQPGSFPRPPYTVPSPYPPNQSGYYNKQ, from the exons ATGTCTTCTACGTCACCATCCTCCTCCTCAAACATCATGCTAGCAATCTACGAGAAAAAAACCACCGCAATCGACCTCTACCGTCCTCTCCGCAACTACGTAGCCTTCAACTACTCCGAACGCGAAGCTCAAAACCTCGATGACGATCTCGAAACCCTAAAATCGATGCGCAACAGCATCGAACGATCCTCCGCCGTCGATTCCCTCACCTCACGCCGCGATCTCCTCCAAAACTACTTCAAAACCCTAACGGTTATCGAATCTAGGTTTCCGATCTCAGACAGTAACGATGACGTCACCTCCGTCACCTCCGTCACGTTCACGTGGCACGATGCGTTCAAACACAAGCAGAAAGCGTCACAACAGAGTATACATCTTGAGAAGGCTGCTGTGTTGTTTAATTTGGGGGCGGTGTATAGTcagttagggttagggtttgataGGATGACGGTGGAAGGAAGACGGCAGGCGTCTCATGCGTTTATCGCTGCGGCTGGTGCGTTTGCGTTTTTGAGGGAGAATGAGTCGGTTAAGGCGTCGGTTGGGAGTTCGACTACGGTGGATGTTTCGGTCGAGTGCGTCGGGATGTTGGAGAGGTTGATGCTTGCTCAGGCTCAAGAGTGTGTGTTCGAGAATAGCATTGCGAAAGGGAGTAGTAATGGTGTTTGTTCTAAGATTGCTAGACAG GTGGGTCTCTATTACGAAGAAGCTCTGGCTGCACTAAACGTTGCACCTCTCGCACAACACTTTGACAAGGCGtggttgtcgcatgttcaactaaAGGCAGCATTGTTTTACGCAGAGGCTTGTTATAGATACAGTTTAGAGCTTCACGAAAAAGAAGAGATCGGAGAAGAAATCGCACGGTTAAAGAGCGGTATCGGGGCTTTAACCGATGCCAAAAAGTCATCTCCAAAAGGGGCTGCGCAGCAGATTCTTGATGCGGTTAATAAGTTAGAGACCGATCTTAAGAATAACTTAGACAGGGCTATGAAAGAGAACGATAGGGTGTACCTTATGAGGGTCCCACCAGCCAGCGCATTACAACCTCTTCCTGCGTTTGCAATGGTCAAACCGTTGAACATGAGCGAGGTATTGGATGCAAGCAAGGAGAAGATGTTTGCAAGTCTCGTCCCCGACAGCAGTGCAAAGGCGCTTTCACGGTACACTGAAATGGTCGATGACATCATCAGAACTCAAGCGGAAAAACTGCAGCAAGGGAGCGAGCTGGCTCGGGTGAGTCTCAAGGAAATGGACTTGCCGGGTTCGATTCTTGCATTGGAAGGACACTCTGTCTTGCCAACGGCTTTATGGGAAGATGTAGAAGCGGTTCAAGTTAGTGGCGGTCCAGCTGGGTTGGAAAGCGAGCTTCAACAGCTTCGGGATTTGAGTAGGGTTAACCATGAGTTGTTGGTTCAGACTGAGGAGCTTATTCAAAAAGAGGCTGCAGAAGATGCACAGTTTAGAAGCCAATTTGGGACCCGGTGGACCAGGCCTCAGTCTAATACTCTTACGAAAAACTTGCAGGATCGGTTAAATAGATTTGCAGCAAATCTGAAGCAAGCTGCAGATAGTGATGCTAAGATTGAACGTTCAGTGAGAGAGAACATGTCACTCATGTCTATTCTAGATCGCCGTCCT ATTGAATCTGCACTACCAACCTTGAGTAAGCCAATCATGTCGTTGGATGCAAATGAAGATGCTATAGTGGGGACCCTAAAACAGAGCTTG AGGCAATTAGAAACGTTGGGTGCTCAACGGGCGggtctagaagacatgcttaaaGATATGAAGAGAAAG GATGATATACTCCCAAAGTTGATGACATCAGCAGGCTCATATGAAGATCTTTTCAGAAAAGAAATCGCAAAATACGATCATATATGTGAAGAAATATCTCAAAACCTCCAGGCCCAGGAGCAGTTATTGCTACATATTCAG GCTCAAAATGGTGAATTTGCTGCCACCTTTAACGTTGAGGATTACAGAG CGGCTTGTGAAAAGTGCTATAAGCAGATTGAAGCTGCCATAGCCAAGTACCGAGAAATCAAAGATAACATCAATGAAGGACTCAAGTTTTATGTTACTCTTCAG GATGCAATCACAAGTGTAAAGCAACAGTGCAGTGACTTTGTCATGACACGAAGCATACAATGTCGGGATATGATCGAAGATGTACAAAAACAAATGTCGGGTCTAAGTTTTCAAGACGGTAAAAATTCAAGCGCGTACAACTACTCTTCAACTGGACCGCCACAACGACCATCTTCCCAGTCTGAACCGCCCACCAACCAACCCCGCCCCCAAACACCCTACTACCACCAGCCATCGCCACCAGCATACGCTCAGCAACACCCTTCACCACCAGCATACGCTCAGCAACACCCTTCACCGTCAGCATACGCTCCGCAACACCCTACACCACCAGCATATGCTCAGCAACACCCTACACGGCCTGTTGCCACATCAGAATATTCACAGCAACCAGCCTATTCCCGTCCCCAACCGCCACCACCTTACTATAATGGGTCTCCGTCTCCATACCCGCCACAACAAGGCCAACAGCCGCCAGCCGCTGGCGGCTATGAGTACGGCCAGCCTGCGTATCCTGGCTGGCAAGGGTCGTACTATAACGCACAAGTCCAGGGTCAGCAAGGTCAGCAACCCGGATCTTTTCCGAGGCCTCCGTATACGGTTCCGTCTCCTTACCCTCCTAACCAGAGTGGTTACTATAATAAACAATGA